A genomic region of Dreissena polymorpha isolate Duluth1 chromosome 4, UMN_Dpol_1.0, whole genome shotgun sequence contains the following coding sequences:
- the LOC127879693 gene encoding uncharacterized protein LOC127879693, producing MHDTMPDKDYLKALCASHGIKSDQLKYECEKLCNIIHNFEHVVDVYPAYKENDVTSVFFIVTVSRQSDNLPIHLDDLRIDWPEHPHLLGKLVEAIQKEGSEREEGIDLALIQINERHPVDGKFPETEIDIDFESGKTLKPSIRNDRCYKFGKASGFTNGTLIITEQLSVIKDVLDFQGYHCVLWNQIKVQPSGQLFATNGDSGAPVFVKDGDGQLACVGIIVGGTTDGMVYVTPVTRILQEFGISQLKTFIPNIADLAKDIHSIKRTLEQLSYTVQAHMSNT from the exons ATGCATGACACGATGCCTGATAAAGATTATCTCAAAGCGTTATGTGCATCACACGGCATCAAGTCTGACCAATTAAAATATGAATGTGAAAAATTGTGTAACATTATACATAATTTTGAACACGTGGTGGATGTTTATCCGGCATACAAAGAAAACGATGTTACGAGCGTATTTTTTATCGTGACGGTGTCAAGACAGTCGGATAATCTTCCCATACATCTAGATGATTTACGTATCGATTGG CCAGAACATCCCCACTTATTGGGTAAACTTGTTGAGGCAATACAGAAAGAAGGCAGTGAGCGTGAAGAAGGAATCGACCTGGCACTTATACAAATAAACGAAAGACATCCTGTTGATGGAAAATTTCCCGAAACAGAGATAG ATATTGATTTTGAGTCTGGAAAGACATTAAAACCCAGCATACGCAATGATCGTTGTTACAAATTCGGAAAGGCTTCGGGCTTTACCAATGGTACTTTGATCATCACAGAACAATTAAGTGTAATTAAAGACGTCCTCGATTTTCAAGGATATCATTGCGTACTTTGGAATCAAATTAAAGTGCAGCCATCTGGACAATTGTTTGCTACAAATGGTGATTCAGGTGCACCCGTTTTCGTCAAAGATGGTGATGGACAACTGGCATGCGTAGGAATTATTGTGGGGGGAACAACCGACGGTATGGTATATGTAACACCTGTAACGAGGATTCTACAGGAGTTTGGTATTTCACAGTTGAAAACGTTCATTCCGAACATTGCAGATTTGGCGAAAGATATACATTCAATCAAAAGGACCTTGGAGCAGTTAAGCTATACTGTACAAGCCCATATGTCAAACACTTGA